From one Sphingomonas sp. BT-65 genomic stretch:
- a CDS encoding cytochrome P450 gives MATLAPEAAPAVDPLDVTRPELYRDDLWHEPFRRLRAEAPVYRCENSAFGPYWSISTYKPIVEVESLPELYSSQAGGITVADLMPEDIKMPMFIAMDRPKHTGQRRTVAPAFTPSEMVRMTGDIRQRTAEILDSLPVGETFDWVDTVSIELTTQMLALLFDFPWEERRKLTYWSDWAGDIEIAKDPVRKEERRQILFQCAAEFGALWNSKVGKEATPDLISMMIHSDAMAEMDQMEFLGNLILLIVGGNDTTRNSMSAYAWALEQFPDERAKLEANPELIPNVCQEIIRWQTPLAHMRRTATQDTELMGQKIAEGDKLVLWYLSANRDETVFERPDEIIVDRANARRHLAFGHGIHRCVGARLAELQIGVLMEEMAKRRLRPNVVAEPERVSACFVHGYKKMPVELSRY, from the coding sequence ATGGCCACCCTTGCGCCCGAAGCCGCGCCCGCGGTCGATCCGCTCGACGTCACCCGGCCAGAGCTCTACCGCGACGACCTCTGGCACGAGCCGTTCCGCCGCCTGCGCGCCGAAGCCCCGGTCTATCGCTGCGAGAACAGCGCGTTCGGCCCCTATTGGTCGATCTCCACCTACAAGCCGATCGTCGAGGTCGAATCGCTCCCCGAACTCTATTCCAGCCAGGCCGGCGGCATCACCGTCGCCGACCTGATGCCGGAAGACATCAAGATGCCGATGTTCATCGCGATGGACCGCCCCAAGCACACCGGCCAGCGCCGCACCGTCGCCCCCGCCTTCACGCCGTCCGAGATGGTGCGGATGACCGGCGACATCCGCCAGCGCACCGCCGAGATCCTCGATTCGCTCCCTGTCGGCGAGACGTTCGACTGGGTCGATACAGTCTCGATCGAGCTGACCACGCAGATGCTCGCCCTCCTCTTCGATTTCCCGTGGGAGGAGCGCCGCAAGCTCACCTACTGGTCCGACTGGGCCGGCGATATCGAGATCGCCAAGGACCCCGTGCGCAAGGAAGAGCGCCGCCAGATCCTGTTCCAGTGCGCCGCCGAGTTCGGCGCACTGTGGAACAGCAAGGTCGGAAAGGAGGCGACGCCCGACCTCATCTCGATGATGATCCATTCGGACGCGATGGCGGAGATGGATCAGATGGAGTTCCTCGGGAACCTCATTCTGCTCATCGTCGGCGGCAACGACACCACGCGCAATTCGATGAGCGCCTATGCCTGGGCGCTCGAGCAGTTCCCCGACGAGCGCGCCAAGCTCGAAGCCAATCCCGAGCTGATCCCCAATGTCTGCCAGGAGATCATCCGCTGGCAGACCCCGCTCGCGCATATGCGCCGCACCGCGACCCAGGATACCGAGTTGATGGGCCAGAAGATCGCCGAGGGCGACAAGCTCGTCCTCTGGTATCTCTCCGCCAACCGCGACGAGACCGTGTTCGAGCGCCCCGACGAGATCATCGTCGATCGCGCCAACGCCCGCCGCCACCTCGCCTTCGGTCACGGCATCCACCGCTGCGTGGGTGCGCGCCTCGCCGAGCTGCAGATCGGCGTGCTGATGGAGGAGATGGCCAAGCGCCGCCTGCGCCCCAATGTCGTAGCGGAGCCGGAGCGCGTATCCGCGTGCTTCGTCCATGGCTACAAGAAGATGCCGGTGGAGCTCAGCCGCTACTGA
- a CDS encoding extensin family protein: MKLLRNSLAAIVVAALLLTLVLLLYALVRNRPQDLPWTELDLGKPVGLFTGRKLAGLTEDFPACRKALDKAGVRYTALAPLSEQGGECGYADVVRFAPGGARRIRFAPGDLGVSCPVAAALAVWEWEVVQPAARRTFNQRVTEIEHFGSYNCRRMYNREGASWSEHSTADAVDVAAFRLADGTRITLVGDWAGRGQKARFLREVRDGACSLFSTVLSPDYNAAHRDHFHLDQAERGEMGWRACR; this comes from the coding sequence ATGAAGCTGCTCCGCAACAGCCTGGCGGCGATCGTAGTGGCGGCGCTGCTGCTGACGCTGGTGCTGCTGCTCTATGCACTGGTCCGCAACCGGCCGCAGGACCTGCCCTGGACCGAGCTCGATCTGGGCAAGCCGGTGGGACTGTTCACCGGCCGCAAGCTGGCCGGGCTGACCGAGGATTTCCCCGCATGCCGCAAGGCGCTCGACAAGGCGGGAGTGCGCTACACCGCGCTGGCACCGCTGAGCGAGCAGGGCGGGGAATGCGGCTATGCCGATGTCGTGCGGTTCGCGCCGGGCGGGGCGCGGCGGATCCGGTTTGCGCCGGGTGATCTGGGTGTTTCCTGCCCGGTCGCGGCGGCGCTGGCGGTGTGGGAATGGGAGGTGGTGCAGCCCGCGGCGCGCCGTACCTTCAACCAGCGCGTCACCGAGATCGAGCATTTCGGCAGCTACAATTGCCGGCGGATGTACAATCGCGAGGGGGCGAGCTGGAGCGAGCATTCGACCGCCGATGCGGTGGACGTCGCGGCGTTCCGCCTTGCTGACGGAACGCGGATCACGCTGGTCGGCGATTGGGCGGGGAGGGGGCAGAAGGCGCGCTTTCTGCGCGAGGTGCGGGACGGGGCGTGCAGCCTGTTCTCGACCGTGTTGTCGCCGGACTACAACGCCGCGCATCGCGATCACTTCCACCTCGACCAGGCGGAACGCGGGGAGATGGGGTGGCGAGCCTGCCGCTAG
- a CDS encoding DNA methyltransferase: MQFANHLFYGDNLDVLRAHFPDESVDLVYLDPPFNSNANYNILFRSPTGVAEAEAQVEAFEDTWHWNDVAEDAFDQAMQSGCMRAFDLLNAMRAFLGENDMMAYLAMMAIRLIELHRVLKPTGSLYLHCDPTASHYLKLLADGVFGAERFRNEITWKRTSAHSDGGRYGRNTDIILFYSKGAKPVWNPQFTPYDRNYEARFRNRDPDGRLWMDDNLTAKGLSGGGYHYEYRGVHSYWRMPVETMERLDREGRLHFTRNGGIRLKRYLDEARGLPVQALWSDIPAINSQAQERLGYPTQKPIALLERIIAASSNEGDVVLDPFCGCGTAIHAAQKLGRRWAGIDVTHLAISLIERRMKAAFPGIALNVEGTPRDRASAEDLARRDPYQFQWWAVSMIDAMPFAGRRKGPDGGIDGIIYFKPERQRTARALVSVKGGEHVGVKVVRDLHSAMEREKAPIGVIVSRTPPSAPMLREAAAVGRFHSEATGRSYARMQILTVDELFDGRRPDIPLVDPAAAFRSAPRETEVQAQLL; this comes from the coding sequence ATGCAGTTCGCGAATCATCTCTTCTACGGTGACAATCTCGACGTCCTGCGCGCGCATTTTCCGGACGAGAGCGTCGATCTCGTCTATCTCGACCCGCCGTTCAATTCGAACGCGAACTACAACATCCTGTTCCGTTCGCCGACCGGCGTGGCGGAGGCGGAGGCGCAGGTCGAGGCGTTCGAGGATACGTGGCACTGGAACGATGTCGCCGAGGATGCCTTCGACCAGGCGATGCAGAGCGGCTGCATGCGGGCGTTCGACCTGCTCAACGCGATGCGCGCGTTCCTCGGCGAGAACGACATGATGGCGTATCTCGCGATGATGGCGATCCGGCTGATCGAACTGCACCGGGTGCTCAAGCCCACCGGCAGCCTCTATCTCCACTGCGATCCGACCGCGAGCCACTATCTCAAGCTGTTGGCGGACGGCGTGTTCGGCGCCGAACGGTTCCGCAACGAGATCACCTGGAAGCGCACCTCGGCGCACAGCGACGGCGGGCGCTATGGGCGCAACACCGATATCATCCTGTTCTATTCGAAGGGCGCGAAGCCGGTGTGGAACCCGCAATTCACGCCCTATGACCGCAACTATGAAGCCCGCTTCCGCAACCGCGACCCCGACGGGCGGCTGTGGATGGACGACAACCTCACCGCCAAGGGGCTGTCGGGCGGCGGCTATCATTATGAGTATAGGGGCGTGCATTCCTATTGGCGGATGCCGGTCGAGACGATGGAGCGGCTCGACCGCGAAGGGCGGCTGCACTTCACGCGCAACGGCGGCATCCGGCTGAAACGTTATCTCGACGAGGCGCGCGGACTGCCGGTGCAGGCGCTGTGGAGCGACATCCCGGCGATCAACTCGCAAGCGCAGGAGCGGCTCGGCTATCCGACGCAGAAGCCGATCGCGCTGCTCGAGCGGATCATCGCCGCCTCGTCGAACGAGGGCGATGTGGTGCTCGATCCCTTTTGCGGCTGCGGCACCGCGATCCACGCCGCGCAGAAATTGGGGCGGCGCTGGGCGGGGATCGACGTCACGCATCTCGCAATCAGCCTGATCGAGCGGCGGATGAAGGCGGCGTTTCCTGGCATTGCGCTCAATGTCGAGGGGACGCCGCGCGACCGGGCCTCGGCCGAGGATCTGGCGCGGCGCGACCCCTATCAGTTCCAGTGGTGGGCGGTGTCGATGATCGATGCCATGCCCTTTGCCGGGCGGCGCAAGGGACCGGACGGGGGGATCGACGGGATCATCTATTTCAAGCCCGAGCGCCAGCGGACGGCGAGGGCGCTGGTGTCGGTCAAGGGCGGCGAGCATGTCGGGGTGAAGGTGGTGCGCGACCTGCATTCGGCGATGGAGCGCGAGAAGGCGCCGATCGGGGTGATCGTCAGTCGCACGCCGCCCTCCGCGCCGATGCTGCGCGAAGCGGCCGCGGTGGGGCGGTTCCACTCCGAAGCGACCGGGCGGAGCTATGCCCGGATGCAGATCCTGACGGTCGACGAGCTGTTCGACGGCCGCCGCCCGGACATACCGCTGGTCGATCCGGCGGCGGCGTTCCGCAGCGCGCCGCGCGAGACGGAGGTGCAGGCGCAACTGCTGTAG
- a CDS encoding alginate export family protein, whose protein sequence is MRNVFLFAGLVAAMPATAQTLKPLAEARLRYEQADQDGLALDSEAVTLRVRAGVQATSGPLTALVEAQGNLAVAGDYYDGLHGAATRPLIGDPQNVAIYRAQLGLKLPFATVTAGRQRIGLDDERFVGNAAFRQNAQTFDAVRAEVTPLKGLKADLTYAWAVRTIWGVDGTGARQRAVSGDNIFANLSYATPIGTLTGFGYWVDQDEAAVQGFRLSSKTFGVRLAGTHPIGKAKLAYQFSHARQSDHHRNPNDYAADYWLADVALDLNGPKLGVGYEVLGADDGIALTSFQTPTGTLFKFQGWADKYLTTPPDGVRDLYVSAGWGWKAIGPAKGVTFQAAWHRYESDRLTRHYGDELNLLATAKFGKTTASVRFADYQAELFATDTQKFWLQLDWTI, encoded by the coding sequence ATGCGCAACGTGTTTCTCTTCGCTGGGCTGGTGGCGGCAATGCCCGCCACCGCCCAGACCCTCAAGCCGCTCGCCGAAGCCCGGTTGCGCTACGAGCAGGCCGACCAAGACGGCTTGGCGCTCGACTCCGAAGCCGTCACCCTCCGCGTCCGCGCCGGGGTGCAGGCAACCAGCGGCCCGCTCACTGCGCTGGTCGAGGCGCAGGGCAACCTCGCCGTCGCGGGCGACTATTATGACGGGCTCCACGGCGCCGCGACCCGGCCGCTGATCGGCGACCCGCAGAATGTCGCGATCTACCGCGCGCAGCTCGGCCTCAAGCTTCCGTTCGCTACGGTGACAGCAGGCCGCCAGCGCATCGGCCTGGATGACGAGCGCTTCGTCGGCAACGCCGCCTTCCGCCAGAACGCCCAGACCTTCGATGCCGTCCGCGCCGAAGTCACCCCGCTCAAGGGCCTCAAGGCCGACCTTACCTATGCCTGGGCGGTGCGCACCATCTGGGGCGTCGACGGCACCGGCGCCCGCCAGCGCGCGGTGAGCGGCGACAATATCTTCGCCAATTTGAGCTATGCCACCCCGATCGGCACGCTCACCGGCTTCGGCTATTGGGTCGATCAGGACGAGGCTGCGGTGCAAGGCTTCCGCCTGTCGAGCAAGACCTTCGGCGTGCGGCTCGCGGGAACGCACCCGATCGGCAAGGCCAAGCTGGCCTATCAGTTCAGCCACGCCCGCCAGTCCGATCATCATCGCAATCCCAACGACTATGCCGCGGACTATTGGCTGGCGGACGTCGCGCTTGACCTGAACGGTCCCAAGCTTGGTGTCGGCTATGAAGTCCTGGGCGCCGACGATGGCATCGCCCTCACCAGCTTCCAGACCCCGACCGGCACGCTGTTCAAGTTCCAGGGCTGGGCGGACAAATATCTCACCACGCCGCCTGACGGGGTACGCGACCTCTATGTCAGCGCGGGCTGGGGCTGGAAGGCGATCGGCCCGGCCAAGGGCGTGACCTTTCAGGCCGCATGGCACCGCTACGAGAGCGACCGCCTGACCCGCCATTATGGCGATGAGCTCAACCTCCTCGCCACGGCGAAGTTCGGCAAGACCACCGCCTCGGTCCGCTTCGCCGACTACCAAGCGGAGCTGTTCGCCACCGACACGCAAAAATTCTGGCTGCAACTGGACTGGACGATCTGA
- the msrB gene encoding peptide-methionine (R)-S-oxide reductase MsrB, whose protein sequence is MPLTRRHLLALAGTGGIAVTFGCTSAESEAAQRFEFTLTDAEWRKRLTPAQYRVLRQAATERPFTSPLDKEKRAGIFACAGCGLPLYSSRTKFDSRTGWPSFYAPLKDAIRTRTDYLIGVPRTEVLCRRCGGHLGHVFDDGPPPTGKRYCMNGLAMTFRPA, encoded by the coding sequence ATGCCGCTCACTCGCCGCCACCTGCTCGCCCTCGCCGGCACCGGCGGCATCGCCGTCACCTTCGGCTGCACCTCGGCCGAATCCGAGGCCGCGCAGCGGTTCGAGTTCACCCTCACCGATGCCGAATGGCGCAAGCGCCTTACCCCCGCGCAATATCGCGTGCTGCGGCAGGCGGCGACCGAGCGCCCCTTCACCAGCCCGCTCGACAAGGAGAAGCGCGCGGGCATCTTCGCCTGCGCCGGCTGCGGCCTGCCGCTCTACAGCTCGCGCACCAAATTCGACAGCCGCACCGGCTGGCCGAGCTTCTACGCCCCGCTCAAGGACGCGATCCGCACCCGCACCGACTATCTGATCGGCGTGCCGCGCACCGAGGTGCTCTGCCGCCGCTGCGGCGGGCATCTCGGCCATGTGTTCGACGACGGCCCGCCGCCGACCGGCAAGCGCTATTGCATGAATGGCTTGGCGATGACGTTCAGGCCGGCCTGA
- a CDS encoding ABC transporter permease — translation MSSLARLVRQTMTIARRDFVATVFTPTFLLFLLAPLMMVGFGAIGGVGAASMSKSGDDKARIVILASGEQARTAIAIDRQLRDMFRERERPPQLIVEAPGANPRAQGRAIFERKAIDTYAVMYGPLERPQILHSINGTRSASYLAELADQVLRAQRAGTTAPLSEATKTVIARPGSTSSGHGQAAFFAVTALFMVSLLLAGQVVGTMAEERSNKVIEILAAAVPLESVFFGKLLGMFGVALLFLGFWGTVAVNVTTLLPTRVATAFIDVGPAVGLPMFGLLFFAYFVMAYMLLGAVFLGIGAQASTQRELQMLSLPITIFQVAMFGLATAAAASPTSGIATAAEVFPFSSPFAMVARAANAPDLLPHFLALAWQASWVAVTITIAARLFRRGVLQSGSPKLRLGRKRPVEPAIDNPVS, via the coding sequence ATGAGCAGTCTCGCCCGCCTCGTCCGCCAGACCATGACGATCGCCCGCCGCGATTTCGTCGCGACGGTGTTTACCCCCACCTTCCTGCTCTTCCTGCTCGCACCGCTGATGATGGTCGGCTTCGGCGCGATCGGCGGAGTCGGTGCGGCATCGATGAGCAAGAGTGGCGACGACAAGGCGCGCATCGTGATCCTCGCCAGCGGCGAGCAGGCACGCACCGCGATCGCGATCGACCGCCAGCTCCGCGACATGTTCCGCGAGCGCGAACGCCCGCCCCAGCTGATCGTCGAGGCGCCCGGCGCCAACCCGCGGGCGCAAGGCCGCGCGATCTTCGAGCGCAAGGCTATCGACACCTATGCCGTGATGTACGGCCCGCTCGAGCGGCCACAGATCCTCCACAGCATCAACGGCACGCGTTCCGCCAGCTATCTCGCCGAGCTCGCCGACCAGGTGCTCCGCGCCCAGCGCGCCGGCACCACCGCGCCGCTCAGCGAAGCGACCAAGACCGTCATCGCCCGCCCCGGCTCGACCTCCAGCGGCCACGGCCAGGCCGCCTTCTTCGCGGTCACCGCACTGTTCATGGTCAGCCTGCTGCTCGCCGGCCAGGTCGTCGGCACCATGGCCGAGGAGCGCTCGAACAAGGTGATCGAGATTCTCGCTGCCGCAGTCCCGCTCGAAAGCGTGTTCTTCGGCAAGCTCCTCGGCATGTTCGGCGTCGCGCTCCTGTTCCTTGGCTTCTGGGGCACGGTCGCGGTCAACGTCACCACCTTGCTCCCCACCCGCGTCGCCACCGCCTTCATCGATGTTGGCCCCGCGGTGGGGCTGCCGATGTTCGGGCTCCTGTTCTTCGCCTATTTCGTGATGGCGTACATGCTGCTCGGCGCGGTGTTCCTCGGCATCGGCGCGCAGGCCTCGACGCAGCGCGAGCTGCAGATGCTGTCGCTGCCCATCACGATCTTCCAGGTCGCGATGTTCGGGCTCGCCACCGCTGCGGCCGCGAGCCCGACGAGTGGGATCGCGACCGCTGCCGAGGTCTTCCCGTTCAGCTCGCCCTTCGCGATGGTCGCCCGCGCCGCCAATGCGCCCGATCTGCTTCCGCATTTCCTGGCGCTGGCATGGCAAGCATCGTGGGTCGCGGTCACCATCACCATCGCCGCGCGCCTCTTCCGCCGCGGCGTGCTCCAGTCGGGCAGTCCCAAGCTCCGCCTGGGCCGGAAACGCCCCGTCGAACCCGCTATTGACAATCCTGTAAGTTAA
- a CDS encoding CmpA/NrtA family ABC transporter substrate-binding protein: MTSETLRVGFLPLVDAALPILAHELGFAEAEGLSLELVRDMTWATVRDRLLYGHTDAAHMVAPLAIATALGRDRPAVPMAVPFVLGLNGNAITFSTALAQAVGLRDALGDPIAVGAALRQVAQLRAAEGRRLRFGVVHRYSSHNYMLRYWLAGVGIRPDADVEITVTSPPFAADALAAGEVDGICVGEPWNSIAVDRGVGRIALATAQIWRRGVEKVLALRGEVVDERRDAVLRLVRALHAAAAHFVRPETAEQSADILAGPAYLDASRDAILRAITDRIRLVPGGPPIHYPDFMFQYREAANFPWRSQAAWLYSQMARWDSLPYSDADAATAASTFRPDLYREALTGSGAPLPGASSKLEGGLDEPIGAGSVQGRLVLGADRFFDRRAFDPEDIPGYLATLP, translated from the coding sequence ATGACCAGCGAAACTTTGCGCGTCGGCTTTCTCCCGCTGGTCGATGCCGCGCTGCCGATCCTCGCGCACGAGCTCGGCTTTGCCGAGGCCGAGGGGCTGTCGCTCGAACTGGTCCGCGACATGACCTGGGCGACGGTGCGCGACCGGCTGCTCTACGGCCATACCGACGCGGCGCACATGGTCGCCCCGCTCGCGATCGCCACCGCGCTCGGCCGCGACCGGCCGGCGGTGCCGATGGCGGTGCCCTTCGTGCTTGGGCTCAATGGCAATGCGATCACCTTCTCGACCGCACTGGCTCAAGCCGTCGGCCTGCGCGACGCGCTCGGCGACCCAATCGCGGTCGGCGCAGCGCTCAGGCAAGTCGCGCAACTGCGTGCGGCCGAAGGTCGGCGCCTCCGCTTCGGCGTGGTCCACCGCTATTCCAGCCACAACTATATGCTCCGCTACTGGCTCGCCGGAGTCGGCATCCGGCCTGACGCGGATGTCGAGATCACGGTAACCAGCCCGCCCTTCGCTGCCGATGCGCTCGCGGCAGGCGAGGTCGACGGCATCTGCGTCGGCGAGCCGTGGAATTCGATTGCAGTCGATCGCGGGGTCGGCCGCATCGCGCTCGCCACCGCGCAGATTTGGCGGCGCGGGGTCGAGAAGGTGCTGGCGCTGCGCGGCGAGGTCGTCGACGAGCGGCGCGACGCCGTGCTGCGGCTGGTCCGCGCGCTCCACGCTGCGGCCGCACATTTTGTGCGTCCCGAGACGGCCGAGCAAAGCGCGGACATCCTCGCCGGTCCAGCCTATCTCGATGCCTCGCGCGACGCGATCCTGCGCGCGATCACCGATCGCATCCGCCTCGTCCCCGGCGGGCCGCCGATCCATTATCCCGACTTCATGTTCCAGTACCGCGAGGCTGCCAACTTCCCGTGGCGCAGCCAGGCAGCGTGGCTCTATTCGCAGATGGCGCGGTGGGACAGCCTCCCCTATTCGGACGCCGACGCAGCGACCGCCGCGAGCACCTTCCGCCCCGATCTCTACCGCGAAGCACTGACGGGATCGGGCGCGCCATTGCCTGGCGCCAGCTCGAAGCTCGAGGGCGGGCTGGACGAACCGATCGGCGCCGGATCGGTGCAGGGGCGCCTCGTCCTGGGAGCCGACCGCTTCTTCGATCGCCGCGCCTTCGATCCCGAGGATATCCCCGGATATCTGGCCACGCTGCCGTAA
- a CDS encoding dodecin family protein: protein MSVAKVIEVISSSSESIEHAIRDGVAKVGETVQNIESVWVKDTKGVVRDNKVVEWRVILAVTFVVK from the coding sequence ATGTCGGTTGCGAAGGTCATCGAGGTCATCTCCAGCTCGAGCGAGAGCATCGAGCACGCGATCCGCGACGGTGTCGCCAAGGTCGGCGAGACCGTGCAGAATATCGAGAGCGTCTGGGTCAAGGACACCAAGGGCGTGGTGCGCGACAACAAGGTCGTCGAATGGCGCGTGATCCTCGCCGTGACCTTCGTCGTCAAGTGA
- a CDS encoding NUDIX domain-containing protein has product MTGASSQPIPAATLIVMRERAAGQPELLVVERSAAMRFAGGALVFPGGRVDPGDRALAALHPGDPDDLAARIAAIREMIEEAGLAVGIAGMADIEGVRAALYGGTPVGEVLAGGDLDLNALVPFARWLPPGDVSHKVFDTRFYLARWPEDAAEAVVDGNENVRLLWATAQEVLDAADAGKARIIFPTRRNLERLAQLGSFAEAVADARAHPVEPITPWVETRGGEERLCIPEGLGYPVTSQVIGTALRA; this is encoded by the coding sequence ATGACGGGCGCCTCCTCCCAGCCGATCCCCGCCGCGACGCTGATCGTGATGCGCGAGCGCGCTGCGGGGCAGCCGGAGCTGCTCGTCGTCGAGCGATCCGCAGCGATGCGCTTTGCTGGCGGGGCGCTGGTCTTTCCGGGCGGGCGAGTCGATCCAGGCGACCGCGCGTTGGCGGCGTTGCATCCGGGCGATCCCGATGACCTCGCCGCGCGGATCGCCGCGATTCGCGAGATGATCGAGGAAGCGGGGCTGGCGGTGGGCATCGCGGGGATGGCTGACATCGAGGGTGTCCGCGCGGCGCTCTACGGCGGGACGCCAGTGGGCGAAGTGCTCGCCGGGGGCGATCTCGACCTTAATGCGCTGGTGCCCTTTGCGCGCTGGCTGCCGCCCGGCGACGTGTCGCACAAGGTGTTCGACACGCGCTTCTATCTGGCGCGATGGCCCGAAGATGCGGCCGAAGCGGTGGTGGACGGGAACGAGAATGTCCGATTGTTGTGGGCGACCGCGCAAGAGGTGCTGGATGCCGCCGACGCCGGCAAGGCGCGGATCATCTTTCCGACGCGGCGCAACCTCGAGCGGCTGGCGCAGCTCGGCAGCTTCGCGGAGGCGGTGGCGGACGCGCGGGCGCATCCGGTGGAGCCGATCACCCCCTGGGTCGAGACGCGCGGCGGCGAGGAGCGGCTCTGCATCCCCGAGGGGCTCGGCTATCCGGTGACCTCGCAGGTGATCGGAACGGCGCTGCGGGCATGA
- a CDS encoding NarK/NasA family nitrate transporter, with amino-acid sequence MATTYLDANTSPKSSFWSSGHTPTLIAAFLYFDLAFMVWVILGPLAPEIAKTLALTPAEKGLMVAVPTLAGAILRVVNGLLVDRIGPKRSGTISQVIVIAGLFIAWMAGVTSFAGTLALGVILGFAGASFAIALPLASRWYPPEHQGKAMGLAGMGNSGTVLAALFAPALAKIFGWNGVLGLACIPLTLVLIAYIIMAKDAPGRPPAKSLKDYFQPLKVADSWWLMGFYAVTFGGFVGLAASLPIYFTDRFGLTTIQAGYATAACVFAGSLVRPLGGALADAIGGVKALTAVFIFAAFALVGVSLAENFATALLLFVLAMLALGTGNGAVFQLVPQRFSAEIGVMTGLVGMAGGVGGFYLASSLGLAKQWTGSFSGGFLIFAGLAVVALAGLTLVKGKWRSTWGAAGGVKI; translated from the coding sequence ATGGCAACCACATATCTGGACGCGAACACGTCCCCCAAATCGAGCTTCTGGTCGAGTGGGCATACGCCCACGCTGATCGCCGCATTCCTCTATTTCGACCTCGCCTTTATGGTCTGGGTGATCCTGGGACCGCTCGCGCCGGAGATCGCCAAGACGCTGGCGCTCACACCGGCCGAGAAGGGCCTGATGGTCGCGGTGCCGACGCTCGCCGGTGCGATCCTTCGCGTCGTCAACGGGCTGCTGGTCGATCGCATCGGCCCCAAGCGCTCGGGCACGATCAGCCAGGTGATCGTGATCGCCGGCCTATTCATCGCCTGGATGGCCGGGGTCACCAGCTTCGCCGGCACGCTCGCCCTCGGCGTGATTCTAGGTTTCGCGGGCGCCAGCTTCGCGATCGCCCTCCCCCTTGCCAGCCGGTGGTATCCGCCCGAGCACCAGGGCAAGGCGATGGGCCTTGCCGGCATGGGCAATTCGGGCACCGTGCTCGCCGCGCTGTTCGCCCCCGCGCTCGCCAAGATCTTCGGCTGGAACGGCGTGCTCGGCCTCGCCTGCATCCCGCTCACCCTCGTCTTGATCGCCTATATCATCATGGCGAAGGACGCGCCGGGCCGCCCGCCCGCCAAGTCGCTCAAGGACTATTTCCAGCCGCTCAAGGTGGCCGACAGCTGGTGGCTGATGGGCTTCTACGCCGTCACCTTCGGCGGCTTCGTCGGCCTCGCCGCCAGCCTGCCGATCTACTTCACCGACCGCTTCGGCCTCACCACCATCCAGGCGGGCTACGCCACCGCAGCCTGCGTCTTCGCCGGGTCGCTGGTCCGCCCCCTCGGCGGCGCGCTCGCCGACGCGATCGGCGGGGTGAAGGCGCTCACCGCGGTGTTCATCTTCGCCGCCTTCGCGCTGGTCGGCGTCAGCCTGGCCGAGAATTTCGCGACCGCTTTGCTGCTCTTCGTCCTCGCCATGCTCGCGCTCGGCACCGGCAACGGTGCGGTGTTCCAGCTCGTGCCGCAGCGCTTCTCGGCCGAGATCGGCGTGATGACGGGCCTCGTCGGCATGGCAGGCGGCGTCGGCGGCTTCTACCTCGCCTCCTCGCTCGGCCTCGCCAAGCAATGGACCGGCAGCTTCTCCGGCGGCTTCCTGATCTTCGCGGGGCTAGCGGTGGTCGCGCTCGCCGGCCTGACGCTGGTAAAGGGCAAGTGGCGCTCGACTTGGGGCGCTGCTGGGGGAGTGAAAATCTGA
- a CDS encoding CHAP domain-containing protein has product MKAKVLAARFALMAALCLATIAPANAQFWQCVPYARMISGIQIHGNAHTWWAQAEGRYERGREPVEGSVMSFAATQRMRLGHVAMVSKVLSDREVLLTHANWSRRGGIEKNVIAVDVSEKGDWSRVKVWFASNGGLGTSTYPVNGFIYTGKAPAIEPEEAPFGGVTIAAIDLEKFGITTAMQK; this is encoded by the coding sequence ATGAAAGCCAAGGTTCTTGCGGCGCGATTCGCGCTGATGGCAGCGCTTTGCCTGGCGACGATCGCCCCCGCCAACGCGCAGTTCTGGCAGTGCGTCCCCTATGCACGCATGATCTCCGGCATTCAGATCCATGGCAACGCGCACACCTGGTGGGCGCAGGCGGAAGGCCGCTACGAGCGCGGCCGCGAGCCGGTCGAAGGTTCGGTGATGTCGTTCGCGGCGACCCAGCGCATGCGCCTCGGCCATGTCGCGATGGTCTCCAAGGTACTGAGCGACCGCGAAGTGCTGCTGACCCACGCCAACTGGTCGCGCCGCGGCGGGATCGAAAAGAATGTGATCGCGGTGGACGTGTCCGAGAAGGGCGACTGGAGCCGCGTCAAGGTGTGGTTCGCGTCGAACGGCGGGCTCGGCACCTCGACCTATCCGGTCAACGGCTTCATCTATACCGGCAAGGCGCCGGCGATCGAGCCCGAGGAAGCGCCGTTTGGCGGCGTGACGATCGCGGCGATCGATCTCGAGAAGTTCGGGATCACGACCGCGATGCAGAAGTAA